The following proteins come from a genomic window of Neptunomonas concharum:
- the acnD gene encoding Fe/S-dependent 2-methylisocitrate dehydratase AcnD yields the protein MNTEYRKALPGAGVDYFDTRAAVEAIQPGAYAKLPYTSRVLAEQLVRRCEPETLTDCLKQLIENKRTLDFPWYPARVVCHDILGQTALVDLAGLRDAIADQGGDPSKVNPVVPTQLIVDHSLAVEAPGFDPDAFEKNRAIEDRRNDDRFHFIDWCKTAFDNVDVIPAGNGIMHQINLEKMSPVIQNRDGVAYPDTCVGTDSHTPHVDALGVIAIGVGGLEAETVMLGLPSMMRLPDIIGVKIIGERQPGITATDIALAMTEFLRNEKVVSAYLEFFGPGAATLSIGDRATLSNMTPEYGASAGMFYIDEQTIDYLKLTGREPEQVALVEQYAKETGLWATDLEAVEYERVLEFDLSTVVRNMAGPSNPHRRLPTSALNERGIASDEMLAAAKVQESEGLMPDGAVIIAAITSCTNTSNPRNVVAAGLLAKKANELGLVRKPWVKTSFAPGSKVAKLYLEEAGLLSELEKLGFGIVAYACTTCNGMSGALDPVIEKEVVERDLYATAVLSGNRNFDGRIHPHAKQAFLASPPLVVAYAIAGTVRFDIEKDVLAVVDGKEITLKDLWPSDEEIDEIVAKAVKPEQFKQIYIPMFNLGDIERAESPLYDWRPMSTYIRRPPYWEGALAGERTMKGMRPLAVLGDNITTDHLSPSNAIQASSAAGEYCAKMGLPEEDFNSYATHRGDHLTAQRATFANPKLLNEMVRNENGEIKQGSLARIEPEGTESRMWEAIETYMERKQNLIIVAGADYGQGSSRDWAAKGVRLAGVETIVAEGFERIHRTNLVGMGVLPVEFKAGDTRHTYGIDGTETFDIEGEISPRCDLTLIINRKNGERVEVPVTCRLDTAAEVNVYHAGGVLQRFAKDFLEGSA from the coding sequence ATGAACACTGAATACCGTAAAGCTTTACCTGGCGCTGGTGTTGACTACTTTGATACCCGCGCAGCTGTCGAGGCTATCCAGCCAGGCGCTTACGCTAAGCTGCCATACACCTCCCGTGTTTTGGCAGAGCAACTGGTTCGTCGTTGCGAGCCGGAAACGCTGACGGACTGCCTGAAGCAGCTTATCGAAAACAAACGTACCTTGGACTTTCCATGGTATCCAGCGCGTGTTGTCTGTCATGACATTCTGGGTCAGACTGCATTGGTTGACTTGGCAGGTCTGCGTGACGCTATCGCTGACCAGGGTGGCGACCCATCCAAAGTTAACCCGGTTGTACCAACTCAGCTGATCGTTGACCACTCTCTGGCTGTAGAAGCGCCAGGTTTTGATCCCGATGCGTTTGAGAAAAACCGCGCAATTGAAGATCGTCGTAACGATGACCGTTTCCACTTTATCGACTGGTGTAAAACAGCGTTTGATAACGTAGACGTGATCCCAGCCGGTAACGGTATCATGCACCAGATCAACCTGGAGAAGATGTCTCCGGTGATCCAGAATCGCGATGGTGTTGCTTACCCGGATACTTGTGTCGGAACTGACTCTCACACCCCCCATGTTGATGCGCTGGGCGTAATCGCCATTGGTGTTGGTGGTCTGGAAGCTGAAACCGTCATGCTGGGTCTGCCATCAATGATGCGCCTCCCAGACATCATCGGTGTGAAAATTATTGGTGAGCGTCAGCCTGGCATCACGGCTACGGATATCGCCTTGGCAATGACTGAGTTCCTGCGTAACGAGAAAGTTGTTTCTGCATACTTGGAATTCTTTGGCCCAGGTGCAGCTACGTTGTCTATCGGTGACCGTGCTACTTTGTCTAACATGACACCTGAGTACGGTGCATCTGCTGGTATGTTCTATATCGATGAACAGACCATCGACTATCTGAAGCTAACTGGTCGTGAACCAGAACAGGTTGCACTGGTTGAGCAGTATGCGAAAGAAACAGGCCTGTGGGCGACTGATCTTGAAGCGGTAGAGTATGAGCGCGTTCTGGAATTCGATCTGTCGACTGTTGTACGTAACATGGCAGGTCCATCTAACCCACATCGTCGCCTGCCTACATCTGCGTTGAACGAGCGTGGTATTGCCAGCGATGAGATGCTGGCTGCGGCTAAAGTTCAGGAATCTGAAGGTTTGATGCCGGATGGCGCAGTTATTATTGCTGCGATCACCTCTTGTACGAATACGTCTAACCCACGCAACGTTGTTGCTGCCGGCCTGCTGGCTAAGAAAGCGAATGAGTTGGGTCTGGTACGTAAGCCTTGGGTTAAGACCTCTTTTGCTCCAGGTTCTAAAGTTGCAAAACTGTATCTAGAAGAAGCAGGGCTACTATCTGAGCTGGAAAAACTGGGCTTCGGTATCGTTGCTTACGCATGTACTACCTGTAACGGTATGTCCGGTGCGCTGGATCCAGTGATCGAAAAAGAAGTGGTTGAACGCGACCTGTACGCGACAGCTGTACTGTCTGGTAACCGTAACTTCGATGGTCGTATCCACCCGCACGCTAAGCAGGCATTCTTGGCGTCTCCGCCACTGGTTGTTGCTTATGCAATCGCAGGTACCGTGCGTTTTGACATCGAAAAAGATGTACTGGCAGTTGTTGATGGCAAAGAGATTACGCTGAAAGATCTGTGGCCATCCGATGAAGAGATCGATGAAATTGTCGCTAAGGCGGTTAAGCCTGAACAGTTCAAGCAGATCTACATTCCAATGTTTAATCTGGGTGATATTGAGCGCGCGGAAAGCCCGCTGTATGACTGGCGTCCAATGTCTACCTACATTCGCCGCCCGCCATACTGGGAAGGTGCACTGGCAGGTGAGCGTACTATGAAAGGTATGCGTCCTCTGGCAGTACTGGGCGACAACATCACAACAGACCATCTGTCACCATCCAACGCTATTCAGGCGTCCAGTGCGGCGGGTGAATACTGCGCGAAAATGGGTCTGCCGGAAGAGGATTTCAACTCTTACGCAACTCACCGTGGTGACCACCTGACAGCACAGCGTGCAACATTCGCTAACCCGAAACTGTTGAACGAAATGGTTCGCAATGAAAATGGCGAAATCAAGCAGGGCTCTCTGGCACGTATCGAACCAGAAGGTACTGAAAGCCGTATGTGGGAAGCAATTGAAACCTACATGGAACGTAAGCAGAACCTGATCATTGTTGCAGGTGCTGACTACGGCCAGGGTTCTTCCCGTGACTGGGCTGCTAAAGGTGTACGTCTGGCGGGCGTTGAAACCATCGTTGCTGAAGGTTTTGAGCGTATCCACCGTACTAACTTAGTAGGCATGGGTGTGCTGCCGGTTGAATTTAAAGCCGGTGATACTCGTCACACTTATGGTATCGATGGTACAGAGACATTCGACATTGAGGGTGAAATCTCTCCACGTTGTGACCTGACTCTGATCATCAATCGTAAAAACGGTGAGCGGGTAGAAGTACCTGTAACCTGCCGTCTGGATACCGCTGCTGAAGTAAATGTTTACCATGCCGGTGGTGTTCTGCAGCGCTTTGCTAAAGACTTCTTGGAAGGAAGTGCTTAA
- the prpC gene encoding bifunctional 2-methylcitrate synthase/citrate synthase translates to MAEAKQLGGAGLRGQSAGETALCTVGKTGAGLTYRGYDIKELADKAQFEEVAYLLLYGKLPNQAELDAYKARLKGMRALPDALKTVLEQIPADAHPMDVMRTGCSMLGNLETEQDFSEQLDHIDRMLAAFPGIINYWYNFSHNGKRINVETDADSIGEQFLWTLHDKKPEPLHVDVMHASLILYAEHEFNASTFTARVCASTLSDIHSCVTAAIGSLRGPLHGGANEAAMAMIENWRSADEAEAEIMAMLARKDKIMGFGHAIYRDSDPRNAIIKEWSKKLSDQVGDEYLYAVSERVEAVMWREKKLFCNADFFHASAYHFMGIPTELFTPIFVCSRVAGWAAHVMEQRANNRIIRPSADYSGPESAEWIDIADRP, encoded by the coding sequence ATGGCAGAAGCAAAACAACTGGGTGGCGCAGGTTTACGTGGCCAATCAGCGGGTGAAACTGCACTCTGTACTGTGGGTAAAACCGGTGCAGGCCTGACCTACCGTGGTTATGACATTAAAGAACTGGCTGACAAAGCACAATTTGAAGAAGTAGCTTACCTTTTATTATATGGAAAGCTGCCAAACCAAGCTGAGTTGGATGCTTATAAAGCACGCCTGAAGGGTATGCGAGCACTTCCAGATGCACTGAAAACTGTTTTAGAACAGATCCCTGCTGATGCGCATCCTATGGACGTTATGCGTACGGGTTGTTCTATGCTGGGTAACCTGGAAACTGAGCAAGACTTCTCTGAACAACTGGATCACATCGATCGTATGCTGGCGGCTTTTCCTGGCATCATCAACTACTGGTACAACTTCAGCCACAACGGCAAGCGTATCAATGTAGAAACGGATGCTGACTCAATCGGCGAGCAGTTCTTGTGGACGTTACACGATAAAAAACCTGAGCCTTTACATGTTGATGTTATGCATGCCTCTTTGATTCTTTATGCAGAGCATGAATTTAACGCTTCTACTTTTACTGCTCGTGTATGTGCATCCACGTTGTCTGATATTCATAGCTGCGTAACCGCTGCTATTGGCTCTTTACGTGGTCCATTGCATGGCGGCGCGAATGAAGCTGCAATGGCAATGATTGAAAACTGGCGTTCAGCTGATGAAGCTGAAGCTGAAATCATGGCGATGCTGGCGCGTAAAGACAAAATTATGGGCTTCGGACATGCAATCTATCGCGATTCTGATCCTCGTAATGCGATCATCAAAGAGTGGTCTAAGAAGTTGTCCGATCAGGTGGGTGATGAGTACCTTTATGCAGTATCTGAGCGTGTTGAAGCGGTCATGTGGCGTGAGAAGAAGCTTTTCTGTAATGCCGATTTCTTCCACGCATCTGCATACCACTTCATGGGTATTCCAACAGAACTATTCACACCGATCTTTGTATGCTCTCGCGTCGCTGGGTGGGCAGCACATGTGATGGAGCAACGCGCTAACAACCGTATCATACGTCCAAGTGCCGATTACTCCGGCCCTGAGTCGGCTGAGTGGATTGATATCGCTGACCGCCCTTAA
- the prpB gene encoding methylisocitrate lyase — protein MAKLTAGGRFRKALDETKPLQIVGTTNAYHAMMAERVGHKAIYLSGGGVANHSYGLPDLGMTSMNDVVEDVRRITSAVETPLLVDIDTGWGGAFNIARAIKEMTKAGAAAVHLEDQVAQKRCGHRPNKEIVSLEEMVDRVKAAVDAKTDDDFFIIARTDAFQMEGLNAAVERAQACLEAGADGIFAEAVHTLEDYKAFANGINGAHLLANITEFGATPLFNTEELAANGASMVLYPLSAFRAANKAALNVYEALLRDGDQKAVVDTMQTRMELYDFLNYHDFEQKLDALFAQGKNK, from the coding sequence ATGGCTAAACTGACTGCAGGCGGTCGATTCCGCAAAGCGCTGGACGAAACTAAACCACTACAGATCGTAGGTACAACAAACGCATATCACGCAATGATGGCGGAACGCGTCGGCCATAAGGCAATTTACCTGTCTGGTGGTGGTGTAGCTAACCACTCCTATGGTCTTCCGGATCTAGGTATGACATCTATGAACGATGTTGTGGAAGATGTACGTCGTATTACGAGCGCTGTAGAAACGCCTTTATTGGTAGACATCGACACGGGTTGGGGTGGTGCATTCAATATTGCTCGCGCTATTAAAGAGATGACAAAAGCAGGCGCTGCCGCTGTGCATTTAGAAGACCAAGTTGCACAGAAACGTTGCGGCCACCGTCCAAATAAAGAGATCGTATCGTTAGAAGAGATGGTAGATCGTGTTAAAGCGGCGGTTGATGCAAAGACTGACGACGATTTCTTCATCATTGCACGTACGGATGCTTTCCAGATGGAAGGTCTGAATGCAGCTGTTGAACGTGCTCAAGCGTGTCTTGAGGCTGGTGCAGACGGTATTTTCGCAGAAGCTGTTCATACGCTAGAAGACTATAAAGCCTTTGCTAATGGCATCAATGGTGCCCATTTGTTAGCGAACATCACTGAATTTGGAGCTACGCCACTGTTCAATACAGAAGAGCTGGCTGCCAACGGTGCAAGTATGGTGCTTTACCCGCTATCAGCATTCCGTGCTGCGAATAAAGCTGCTCTCAATGTTTACGAAGCGCTGTTGCGTGACGGAGATCAGAAAGCGGTTGTCGACACAATGCAAACACGAATGGAACTGTATGATTTCTTAAATTACCACGATTTTGAGCAGAAGCTTGATGCTTTGTTTGCTCAGGGTAAAAACAAGTAA
- a CDS encoding GntR family transcriptional regulator: MANDIPIESRTLADKVCEQIVTAIIVGDIPPGQKISEPELARTYGISRGPLREAIRRLEGLRLIERKPHVGARVVKLSLKELVEIYRVREALEGMACRMAAEFMPANEIASLRALLEEHERDVEQLEGRSYFQKEGDLDFHYRIVQGSKNEKLLELLGSDLYHLVRMYRYQFSVSSSRPKRALKEHHQIVDAIEARDPELAELLMRRHISAARKNIEAKLNMATDLKGENHG; this comes from the coding sequence ATGGCAAACGATATTCCCATAGAGAGCCGCACATTAGCGGATAAAGTCTGCGAACAGATCGTAACTGCGATCATCGTCGGCGATATACCTCCGGGCCAAAAAATCAGTGAGCCAGAATTGGCACGTACCTATGGCATTAGCCGAGGTCCTCTCCGAGAAGCGATACGTCGCTTAGAAGGCTTACGTTTGATTGAACGCAAACCTCATGTGGGTGCGCGGGTTGTTAAACTCAGCCTCAAAGAGCTGGTTGAAATCTATCGTGTTCGTGAGGCACTTGAAGGCATGGCATGCCGAATGGCTGCTGAATTTATGCCTGCGAATGAGATTGCAAGCCTGCGCGCGCTGCTTGAAGAGCACGAGCGGGATGTCGAACAATTAGAAGGTCGATCTTATTTCCAAAAAGAAGGTGATCTCGACTTTCATTATCGAATCGTGCAGGGCAGTAAAAACGAGAAATTGTTAGAACTGCTCGGCAGTGACCTGTACCACTTGGTACGCATGTACCGCTATCAATTCAGTGTATCTAGCTCTCGTCCAAAGCGAGCGCTTAAAGAGCACCACCAGATTGTGGATGCGATTGAAGCGCGAGACCCAGAACTGGCAGAGCTCTTGATGCGTCGGCATATCAGTGCTGCCCGTAAAAACATTGAAGCGAAGCTGAATATGGCAACTGACCTTAAAGGGGAGAATCATGGCTAA